One stretch of Streptomyces sp. R21 DNA includes these proteins:
- a CDS encoding NUDIX domain-containing protein, producing MIVWVNGAFGAGKTTTARELIDLIPNSTLFDPEVIGGGLAQLLPPKRLAEVGDFQDLPIWRRLVVDTAAALLAELGGVLVVPMTLLRQEYRDEIFGGLASRRIPVRHVLLAPAETILRERIAGREIPEDLPDGEMRVRQWSYDHIEPYRAALAGWLTADAHLIDTSALTPYDTAVRIAESVRAGELPVCDIVQTPEPTAETVAAGVLLFDQQDRVLLVDPTYKAGWEFPGGVVEPGEAPARGGMREVAEETGIRLDDVPGLLVVDWEPPAPPGYGGLRLLFDGGRLDADAAQRLLLPGPELRDWRFVTEQEAADLLPPVRYERLRWALRARERGAALYLEAGVPVG from the coding sequence GTGATCGTCTGGGTCAACGGTGCGTTCGGTGCGGGGAAGACCACCACCGCACGGGAACTGATCGACCTGATCCCGAACAGCACGCTCTTCGACCCCGAGGTCATCGGCGGCGGACTCGCACAGCTGCTGCCGCCCAAGCGCCTCGCCGAGGTCGGCGACTTCCAGGATCTGCCGATCTGGCGACGCCTGGTGGTCGACACCGCGGCCGCCCTGCTCGCGGAGCTCGGCGGCGTCCTCGTCGTCCCCATGACCCTGCTGCGCCAGGAGTACCGCGATGAGATCTTCGGCGGTCTCGCCTCCCGCAGGATCCCCGTACGCCATGTGCTTCTCGCCCCGGCCGAAACGATCCTGCGCGAGCGGATAGCCGGCCGCGAGATACCCGAGGACCTGCCCGACGGCGAAATGCGCGTGCGCCAATGGTCCTACGACCACATCGAGCCGTACCGCGCGGCACTCGCCGGCTGGCTCACCGCCGACGCCCACCTCATCGACACCAGCGCCCTCACCCCGTACGACACGGCGGTCCGCATCGCGGAGTCCGTACGCGCCGGTGAGCTGCCCGTCTGTGACATCGTGCAGACGCCCGAGCCCACCGCCGAGACCGTCGCCGCGGGGGTGCTGCTCTTCGACCAGCAGGACCGGGTACTGCTCGTCGACCCGACGTACAAGGCGGGCTGGGAGTTTCCCGGAGGTGTCGTCGAACCCGGTGAGGCGCCCGCGCGCGGCGGCATGCGCGAGGTCGCCGAGGAGACGGGCATCCGGCTCGACGACGTACCCGGCCTGCTCGTCGTCGACTGGGAGCCGCCCGCACCTCCCGGCTACGGCGGCCTGCGTCTCCTCTTCGACGGCGGCCGCCTCGACGCCGACGCGGCCCAGCGGCTGCTGCTGCCCGGCCCCGAGCTGCGCGACTGGCGCTTCGTCACCGAGCAGGAGGCGGCCGACCTGCTGCCACCGGTGCGCTACGAACGGCTGCGCTGGGCGCTGCGGGCGCGGGAGCGCGGGGCGGCGCTGTATCTGGAGGCGGGGGTGCCGGTCGGTTGA